aacgaaaaaaaataacattgaGACAGTTATGAATTCCATTGAGTTTCCCTTACTTGATCGAACAGGTAAAATTTCAGTTATTTCAACTACATTAAATGATCTTTCAAATTGGTCAAGACTCTTCAGTTTATGGCCACTTCTTTATGGTACCAGTTGTTGCTTCATTGAATTTGCTTCATTAATAGGCTCACGATTCGACTTTGATCGTTATGGATTAGTACCAAGAACTAGTCCTAGACAAGCAGATCTAATTTTAACAGCCGGTACAGTAACCATGAAAATGGCTCCTTCTTTGGTGAGATTATATGAACAAATGCCTGAACCAAAATATGTTATTGCTGTTGGGGCATCTACAATTACGGGGGGGATGTTTAGTACCGATTCTTATAGTACTGTTCGAGGAGTCGATAAGCTAATTCCGGTAGATGTCTATTTGCCGGGCTGTCCACCTAAGCCGGAGGCGATTATAGATGCTATAACAAAACTTCGTAAAAAACTATCTCGAGAAATTTATCAGAATCGAATTAGGTCTCAACCGGGGAATCGATATTTTACTACCAATCACAAGTTTAATATTGAACGCGCTACTCATACTGGAAATTATAATCAAGGATTATTCTATCAACCGCCGTCTACTTCAAAGATCCCTCCTGAAacatttttcaaatataaaaaaaggtcaGTATCATCCCAAGAATTAGTAAGTTAGAGGAAGAGCTCCTTTGtacagaataataaaaaaaggcaAACCAATCTTCGTAAATTTCATCGTGAATGTGAAATACTTATATTCTATAAAAAAgatttattcaaattattatacgaatatatacaaataaaagcGAGGGAGGGAAAAAAAAGATGCAGGGTCGTTTGTCTGCTTGGCTAGTCAAACACGGACTAGTTCATagatctttgggtttcgattaCCAAGGAATAGAGACTTTACAAATCAAGCCCGCGGATTGGCATTCCATTGCTGTCATTTTATATGTGTATGGTTATAATTATCTGCGGTTGCAATGTGCTTATGATGTAGCACCGGGCGGGCTGTTAGCTAGTGTATATCATCTTACAAGAATAGAGTATGGTATCGATCATCCAGAAGAAGTATGTATAAAGGTATTTGCCCCAAGGAAGAATCCTAGAATTCCTTCTCTTTTCTGGGTTTGGAAAAGTGCGGATTTTCAAGAAAGGGAATCTTATGATATGTTGGGAATCTTTTATGATAATCATCCGCGTCTGAAACGTATCTTAATGCCGGAAAGTTGGATAGCGTGGCCCTTACGTAAAGATTATATTGCTCCCAATTTTTATGAAATACAAGATGcttattgaataaaataataagaaactAATATTTAGTCTTCCAACTACAAATATCCCTTGAATATTTGTACATACATCAACATTGATTTTTGGCAAGTGGAACTAATAGGATGAACTAAACGAATTCTGCATCGTGAACTTTGTACCGCGCATATCCCTTAGATGAGCTTTAAAAAGTCACACAACATAGGAGCGAATgaagaaatagaaaaagaatgtgaaataaaatataaagaaatgaAAGAGGATCAGATTCTATTTATATTGTATTTGAGGCGAATCTTGGATATTTCCAACCCTCAACTCCTATAGACTACACTTTTAGGTCTTTTAACTAACTAAAGTTAGTTAAACCTTTCGAGTTTATACTTTAACATTTCGAGTCTATACGAAGTATTAACATTCTTTTTAATCGAGAGGAGACACATTATGATTATgaacaaatcaaataaaaaagaagacgtaatctaatttttttaatactttattTAGAACATAAACGCTTTACTCATCTATaatctaataatttatataagttGTAGAATAGATACTCATACACAAATTAATCATGTGCCAGCAACCAGATTTGAACTGGTGACACGAGGATTTTCAGTCCTCTGCTCTACCAGCTGAGCTATCCCGACCATTTTATTTTAGACGCGTCGTCTTCTTCATTTTACTAAATGACTTTGGTCTatgtcaattaaaaaaaatgaatcggATAATGATTTGGATTGTTAATCATTCCATTTTTCACTGGAGGGGGGTTTGTTCAAAGGTGTTCATTTTTATGTATATCATATCTACCGCAAGACTTGTGAAAAGAGATCCGGCCCGGATATGGGATATGCTTGTGAAAAAATCGAACGCATAAGAACGATAACAAAATTGGAACCATTAATGAAAAGAGAGAATAGGATAAAAATAATTAGGGAGTCGAGCGGGCCTTTTTTGGGGATAGAGGGACTTGAACCCTCACGATTTCTAAAGTCGACGGATTTTCCTCTTACTATAAATTTCCTTGTTGTCGATATTGATATCGACATGTAGAATGGGACTCTATCTTTATTCTCGTCCGATTAATCAGTTATCTATCAGACTATGGAGTGAATGATGTGATCAAGTAATATTCAGCCCTTTCTTCAACTTGGAATCAATTCGAATCAAaataaatctttttattttttcatataaagATACAAAATATGGATTTGACCCCCTATTAATTAATCGTCTGAGATATTATTTCAGTACGTATCCATATGTATTCCATATGTATATTTCTGTATGTATTATGTATTTATAGGGTTATCCTTTACTTTATCCTTTCTGCAATTTGGACGGAAGGATTTTATTAATGCAACGCAGTCAACTCCATTTGTTAGAACATCTTCCATTAAGTCTCTGCACCTATCCTTTTTTATTCTGTCTTTATGATATGAACCTTTGTTTGTTTTCGGAAAACCGGATTTAGCTCAGGATCGCCCATTTTTAATTCCAGGGTTTCTCTGAATTTGAAAGTTATCACTTAGTAAGTTTCCATACCAAGGCTCAATCCAATTAAGTCCGTAGCGTCTACCAATTTCACCATATCCCCTCTTATTTTTTCGATTAAAATCTTATTATTACCCGCCTTTCAGTTATATTCTATTGGAACTCTTGAAATTATTAGATATCGATTCCTATAAAAATtgctattatataaaaaaagtgttttctctttttttttcttatctatCGTCTTTCATCTCTATCAAAAACCTTTGTTTTGTCTAATCTTTAGTCTAATCAGAAAGGATTCTATCATTTCTCTTCGGCAATTCAATATAGATGTATATATActgcatttattatatatacttCTCttactcttatttttttatcgcgCAATTTTGAATACTCGAACggtcaattatttatttctacaTTCATATTCATTATGaataactaataataattatgaataaCTACTACTaataaagaaaacaataaaaagttAATAGCCAAGATTCCACTAGTTTACTAAATTCCTATGCATATCCTAAATTTCTATTATGTGAGCCCGCTTAGATCAGAGGTTAGAGCATCGCATTTGTAATGCGATGGTCATCGGTTAGACTCTGATAGCTGGCTTTTCtctatttgtttgattttttacataattgataattttttttgaaatcaaagaatATTGATATTGAAAAAGCTTCGTTCCCTTTTACCAAAGGGGACCCATTATAATGTGGTCGGAACTTCAAATtatgaaaaagttaaaagttagAATAGTCAAATCTCTGCAGAACAAATCCAGAACAAGAAAATGACCCTTTTTTTCTATATACATTATTTGTATATATGCCCCGATATTGATACAATCTATCTCATTATTCTTTGTAGTATATTACTACAGTAGATTTAGTTTCATTTATCATATTTCTCTTATTTATCATATTGCTCTTTTAGTTCAGTTTTAATTTAGGTTTttgaaaattcaataaaattcaaataaaataaggaGTTTTTATGTCACGTTACCGAGGGCCTCGTTTCAAAAAATATGCCGTCTGGGGGCTTTACCGGGACTAACTAGTAAAAGGCCTAGAGCTGGGAGCGATCTTAGAAATCAATCACGTCCGGTAAAAAATCTCAATATCGTATTCGTttagaagaaaaacaaaaattacgtTTTCATTATGGTCTTACAGAACGACAATTACTTAAATACGTTCGTATCGCCGCAAATGCCAAAGGGTCAACAGGTCAGGTTTTACTACAACTACTTGAAATGCGTTTGGATAATATCCTTTTTCGATTGGGTATGACGTCAACTATTCCCCGAGCCCTCCAATTTGTTAATCATAGGCATATTTCAGTTAAAGGTCGTATAGTAAATATACCAAGTTATCGCTGCAAACCCCGCAATTTTATTACAGCTAGGGATGAACAAAAATCTAGAGTTATGATTCAAAATTCTCTTGAGTCATCCCCCTAGGAAGAATTGCCAAAACATTTGACTCTTCTGCCACTCCAATATAAAAGATTGGTCAATCAAATAATAGATAATAAATGGATCGgcttaaaaataaatgaattgctGGTGGTAGAATATTATTCTCGTCAGActtaattataactaaaatcaaaataacaagGGTTTGAATAATTTTGTCCCCCCTATTCTAAGTATAAgtaaaaataaagaaacaaaaaaggaAGGGTTTGATTTGATCGGAAGTTTTCTCCTATTCATATATCGTAGAGTAATAGGGATATTTTCATTCCGTTCCCATTTTTGCAGTCTTTTTTGTACCGCAGAAATTAGGAATAGAGAATCTATATCAAGGAAAGGTCTAACTGTTGAAATTAGGGCATCCGCTATTATGTGATTTGATACGTTGCGGTCAGTAACATTGATAAATTAGGCGAAGGTACGGAAAGAGAGGGATTCGAACCCTCGGTAAACAAAAGCCTACATAGCAGTTCCAATGCTACGCCTTTAACCACTCGGCCATCTCTCCTACATAATGATTATGGCCCCGAAACCGAGTGAATCGCGAGTCtttcatattaattattgaatatgtaTAGTACGTATAATCAAttctaactaataaaaatatagaattttgaATCAAATAAAGCACTTTCCTTCAAAATTAGGGGATAAGgataatcttattttttttttgaaaaatcctttcttaaaagaaataaagataTGTATCTATTCGTGTGTGTGAAGTTTGTGAAGATGGTCTTTCcatcttttttgatatttatatctATACCGGAGTAAATCATTGGATTGGAACAAtctgtttttatgttattttgtaCCATACAACTCCTTTTTTGTGGGATCGTTTTCTCATGAGAggtaattaaaagaaattataaaatggatTGCTACTTATGCCTAGATCCCGGATAACTGGAAATTTTATTGATTAGACCTTTTCAATTGTAGCCAATATCTTATTACGAATAATTCCGACAACTTCGGGCGAAAAAGAGGCATTTACTTATTACAGAGATGgtgtgatttgatttttttactatttcaaATCTTAGGAGAAAGACATATTAGTCGGGATAGAAAGATTTGAAATAACTCTACGCTTGTTGAAGGTGAAGTTTCTAAATAAAACAATGCCCTCTGTCGGGTATCCCCGATTAATGCAGCCTCGGATGCTTCAATTGTCAATTCTAGCAGTGAACATAAGGTTATACCTATGGCTATGGGTTCTGTATTGCAGTGCAGTACCCCACTAGTACCAATAGGCGGCATATAGGAACAAGAACTATTGGGATTGGGACTAAGAAGAACGGTTGGGACCACAAACATCCATTTCGTTCGTACTTTGGATACCCGTAGAACCGTCGAAGACTGTTGAAGTGACTAATTCCTAGAAATTAAGGAAGATTGAGGACAAAGAAATTGTTGGAGTTaacttaatattataatattatatttttatcgaGTATCAACATGCTTGATGTTAAGAAAAGATCTTTTGCAGGAAGGTTGGCTAGAGATTTCTTGTAAAAAAACTAGCCCCGCTCAGTTCATAATGAGAATATTTCACTCTCTTTCTATATTGTATTATTCTCATTATGCACATTAAGGGAGGAGCCGTATGAGATGAAAATCTCACGTACGGTTATGGAACGAAGATTCTTTGAATTGAATGACGACCGTAACGGATGTCTGCTCAATCCGAAGGAAATTGTGTGGAAGCTTTACAGAATTATTATGAAGCTATGCGTCTAGAAATTGATCCCTATGATCGAAGTTATATACTCTATAATATAGGCCTTATTCACACAAGTAATGGAGAACATACAAAAGCATTGGAATATTATTTTCGGGCACTAGAACGAAACCCCTTCTTACCACAAGCTTTAAATAATATGGTCGTGATCTGTCATTACATGCGACTATCTCCACcatagaaagaaaagaaaaaagaaaaaataggcTTTCTACGTATGCATCGTCAAAACCAACGAATTTTTATTAGCTGTAGAAAAGAAAGCAACTTCATAAAAGTCAAAATATGAAGAAAAAATATGCCTAGATACTTTATTCTATGGATAAAGGATCTAATTGGTAGAGGAAGCATCGTAAAGATCAATTCGTGATATTTTTGGACGACACAATAATAACCTGCTTACTTATGTTATAATATGAAACAAAAGTTAGGAATTAACTTATGTAACAGAGTAGATCCCCTGAAGTATTGAGCAGCGGTGTAGCATCAGATCCCAAAGATAGTAAGTCTTTCTTATGAGGGAAGGTCTTTTTCAAAGattctatataaaaataaaactgagATAGTTACCTTTCAGAAAATTCTAACGATAGTAGAAGGCCTGCGCTTTATTCTTCTAAAGGTGGGAGAAAAGATAAAACTCATTTTTAATCCAAATTCTAGTTTGAAACTAATGTAATTAACCTTTTTTGGTGAACTCAAAAAAATGGGACACAAAAAGAATTGACTGCTGAGCCGTATGAGGTAGGAAACCCTCAAGTACTGTTCTAATGGAAGGAATTTGCTTGCCTATTCTGACCGAGGAGAACAGGCCATTCGACAGGGAGATTCTGAAATTGCGGAGGCTTGGTTCGACCAAGCCGCAGAGTATTGGAAACAAGCTATAGCGCTTACTCCCAGAAATTATATTGAAGCGTAAAATTGGTTGAAGATCACAAGGCGTTTTGAATAAGAGCACTCCcctttgtatttttgtatttctatttttgtatttattatttaatttagtatttcttttttttagtacttggtatattttttttatttcttataaaaaatttattataatagaaTTCATTGTTTGTTACCCCTAATCagtcaaaaaaagaaaataaaaggatCGGTTATCTGGGAAGAACCAATCAAAGAATTTCGTGAATTTCATTATACCCCTTCTCTTCTAAGATCGTCTCTTTTCATCTGTTATTTAATAGCAATAAGCAATATGCAGATATCAACAGTAGAgaatatttcttttcttttctataGTAGAGAATGTTtcttttctatattttattttcggttattaaaacgaataaaaaataGCCTAAATCTAGAATAGATCCTGGAATGTCTCTTACTAATGACTTCACCTGATTTGAAATAGAGTAATAGTAATATGTTCTATGTCAAAAAAACATAAGTAAAACAGAAAGGAGTTTTGGCTAAGAACTTTGAATTAAGATAGGAATACGCTAGGTCGCACAAAAAATCGTTTTTCCGTTAATTCAAAGCCCAGAAAGGTCCGTTGAGCGCCTCGTGGCTATGTCATAATAGATCCGAACACTTGTCCTGGATCGACTTCCAGATCATAATTGCTCTAGTGAATAACTAAAGAAACTAGATAAGATAAATGGGAGATATAAGAGAAAGAAACTAATTATAAGTATCTCTCATAGGTTCACTAATTACTTGACTTGATTGTTGGCGGGTCTCTTTATATGCGTTGTCCGGAAAGAGGAGGACTCAATAATTATTCGTTCGCCGGAACCAGAAGTAAAAATTCTGGTAGATAGGGATCCCATCAAAACTTCTTTTGAGGAATGGGACAGACCGGGTCATTTCTCAAGAACAATAGCTAAAGGACCAGATACTACCACTTGGATCTGGAACCTACACGCTGATGCTCACGATTTCGACAGCCATACCGGTGATTTGGAGGAGATTTCTCGAAAAGTATTTAGTGCTCATTTCGGCCAACTCTCAATCATCTTTCTTTGGCTGAGTGGCATGTATTTCCATGGTGCtcgttttttaaattatgaagcATGGCTAAGTGATCCTACTCACATTGGACCTAGTGCCCAAGTGGTTTGACCAATAGTGGGCCAAGAAATATTGAATGGGGATGTGGGCGGGGGTTTCCGAGGAATACAAATAACCTCCGGGTTTTTTCATATTTGGAGAGCATCTGGGATAACTAGTGAATTACAACTGTATTGTACCGCAATTGGTGCATTGATCTTTGCAGCCCATATGCTTTTTGCTGGTTGGTTCCATTATCACAAGGCTGCTCCAAAATTGGCTTGGTTCCAAGATGTAGAATCGATGTTGAATCACCATTTAGTGGGGCTACTAGGGCTTAGGTCTCTTTCTTGGGCGGGGCATCAAGTACATGTGTCTTTACCAATTAACCAATTTCTAAACGCTGGAGTGGATCCTAAAGAAATCCCACTTCCTCATGAATTTATCTTGAATCGGGATCTTTTGGCTCAACTTTATCCCAGTTTTGCTGAGGGAGCAACCCCATTTTTCACCTTGAATTGGTGAAAATATTCGGAATTTCTTACTTTTCGGGGAGGATTAGATCCAGTGACTGGGGTTCTATGGCTGACCGATATTGCGCACCATCATTTAGCTATTGCAATTCTTTTTCTCGTCGCGGATCATATGTATAAAACTAACTGGGGTATTGGTCATGGTATAGAAGATATTTTAGAGGCTCATAAAGGTCCATTTACAGGTCAGGGCCATAAAGGCCTATATGAGATCCTAACAACGTCATGGCATGCTCAATTATCTCTTAACCTAGCTACGTTAGGGTCTTTAACCATTGTTGTAGCTCACCATATGTATTCCATGCCTCCTTATTCATATCTAGCTACTGACTATGGTACACAACTTTTATTGTTCACACACCACATGTGGATTGGTGGATTTCTCATAGTTGGTGCTGCTGCGCATGCAGCCATTTTTATGGTAAGAGAGTATGATCCAACTACTCGATACAACGATCTA
This window of the Mercurialis annua linkage group LG5, ddMerAnnu1.2, whole genome shotgun sequence genome carries:
- the LOC126682485 gene encoding NAD(P)H-quinone oxidoreductase subunit K, chloroplastic-like, yielding MGNEFRHIGVIRIYRSFNFRTYPNCWFSLCMEKRSIRIVLELEYSAKITKKNNIETVMNSIEFPLLDRTGKISVISTTLNDLSNWSRLFSLWPLLYGTSCCFIEFASLIGSRFDFDRYGLVPRTSPRQADLILTAGTVTMKMAPSLVRLYEQMPEPKYVIAVGASTITGGMFSTDSYSTVRGVDKLIPVDVYLPGCPPKPEAIIDAITKLRKKLSREIYQNRIRSQPGNRYFTTNHKFNIERATHTGNYNQGLFYQPPSTSKIPPETFFKYKKRSVSSQELVS
- the LOC126682486 gene encoding NAD(P)H-quinone oxidoreductase subunit J, chloroplastic, which translates into the protein MQGRLSAWLVKHGLVHRSLGFDYQGIETLQIKPADWHSIAVILYVYGYNYLRLQCAYDVAPGGLLASVYHLTRIEYGIDHPEEVCIKVFAPRKNPRIPSLFWVWKSADFQERESYDMLGIFYDNHPRLKRILMPESWIAWPLRKDYIAPNFYEIQDAY